TCCGATTGAAGCGTCGATCGCCTACCGCTTCGCCCTCGCCGGCGCGATATTATTTGCAGGCCTGACGATTGCGAAGAGGCTTCAGCCCATTCCCTTGCGCCATCATCCCTATGTGTTCCTGCAGTCGATCTGTCTCTTTTCCTGCAATTTTCTTTGTTTCTATATCGCCGAAACCTTGGTGCCGAGCGGCATTGTTTCGGTGATCTTTTCGGCTGCGACAATCTTCAATCTTGCCAATGGCATGGTCGCATTTGGCCAGAGGCCGTCGGCGCGCATTCTCCTGGGCGCGGCCTTCGGCGTTGCCGGCATTGTCTGCCTCTTCTGGAACGAAGCTGCCGCCGCCGCATTCGACCGCAACGTGGTGATCGGCGTGATGCTTGCACTCCTTGGGACATGGTTCTTTTCGGTCGGCAACCTGGTGTCCGTACGCAACAGGAAGCACGGACTGTCGGTCACTTCGGTAAACGCATATGGAATGCTTTACGGTGCGGGCATCGTCTCGGCATTCGCCGCC
This Rhizobium acidisoli DNA region includes the following protein-coding sequences:
- a CDS encoding DMT family transporter, which gives rise to MIGLCYALTVLIWGTTWIAIKNQLGVVPIEASIAYRFALAGAILFAGLTIAKRLQPIPLRHHPYVFLQSICLFSCNFLCFYIAETLVPSGIVSVIFSAATIFNLANGMVAFGQRPSARILLGAAFGVAGIVCLFWNEAAAAAFDRNVVIGVMLALLGTWFFSVGNLVSVRNRKHGLSVTSVNAYGMLYGAGIVSAFAAIRGVEFTFDPSASYVGSLLYLAIFGSVIGFTTYLTVVNRLGAAKAAYMTVLFPIVALTISMFFENYQLGPLAALGLCAVLVGNVLVFSPTPRLAVFVRRFRL